A single window of Desulfovibrio inopinatus DSM 10711 DNA harbors:
- a CDS encoding ABC transporter permease, translating into MELSAKWRAETALFRLFNPVRLFDRLWAQRELIRETAGQEFRARYQGTQLGVLWTLLSPLLMLGVYTFVFGVIFKARWNPDVPSNLFEYALILFTGIVAYEVFSISLVQAPTLVVRNMVYVKKVVFPLEILAISSLLASFWGSVLSLLLVLAGVVIATGTLPWTAVFLPLAYIPLMLFTLGLMWFLAAAGVYLRDIQHLTTVLVQLYFFGTPILYPITLAPERMRFYLGLNPMHIIVDHFRRFLIFGQTPDWIALGGVTCFGFLIFMIGYVVFMKSKRWFADAV; encoded by the coding sequence ATGGAACTTTCCGCCAAATGGCGGGCCGAAACGGCGTTATTTCGTTTGTTTAACCCTGTTCGGCTTTTTGACCGGCTCTGGGCGCAACGCGAACTTATTAGGGAAACTGCCGGGCAGGAGTTTCGGGCCAGGTATCAGGGAACACAACTTGGTGTTCTCTGGACTCTGTTGTCACCGCTGCTCATGCTTGGCGTCTATACCTTCGTGTTCGGCGTTATTTTCAAGGCACGTTGGAATCCGGATGTGCCGTCCAATCTGTTTGAATACGCCTTGATTCTGTTCACCGGGATCGTTGCTTACGAAGTGTTTTCCATCAGTCTTGTCCAGGCGCCGACGCTTGTAGTGCGAAATATGGTGTACGTCAAAAAAGTTGTTTTCCCTTTGGAAATTTTAGCGATCAGTTCATTGCTGGCTTCCTTCTGGGGGTCGGTGTTGAGCCTGCTTCTTGTTCTTGCTGGGGTAGTCATCGCGACGGGAACGCTTCCATGGACCGCGGTGTTTCTCCCCCTGGCGTATATTCCGCTTATGCTGTTCACCTTGGGGCTCATGTGGTTTTTGGCCGCAGCTGGCGTCTATCTTCGCGATATTCAGCATTTGACGACGGTGTTGGTGCAGCTCTATTTTTTCGGTACGCCGATTCTCTATCCCATTACATTGGCCCCTGAGCGCATGCGCTTTTATCTTGGATTGAATCCCATGCATATTATCGTGGACCATTTCCGACGTTTTCTCATTTTTGGTCAGACGCCGGATTGGATCGCGTTGGGTGGGGTTACCTGTTTTGGGTTCCTCATTTTTATGATCGGCTATGTGGTTTTTATGAAAAGCAAACGGTGGTTTGCCGATGCCGTCTGA